A stretch of the Eretmochelys imbricata isolate rEreImb1 chromosome 15, rEreImb1.hap1, whole genome shotgun sequence genome encodes the following:
- the RSRC2 gene encoding arginine/serine-rich coiled-coil protein 2 isoform X4: protein MIRTNFFLKQARRHESKEKSSKKHKSEDHNEKEHSSDKGRESLNSSENGEDRHKRKERKSSRGKSHSRSRSRERRHRSRSRDRKKSRSRSRERKRRIRSRSRSKSRHRHRSRSRSRTRSRSRERKKRIEKPRKFSRSHSRSPSPPPFRGRNTAMDAQEALARRLERAKKLQEQREKEMVEKQKQQEIVAAAATGGSVINVAALLASGTQVTPQIAMAAQMAALQAKALAETGIAVPSYYNPAAVNPMKFAEQEKKRKMLWQGKKEGDKSQSAEIWEKLNFGNKDQNVKFRKLMGIKSEDEAGCSSVDEESYKTLKQQEEVFRNLDAQYEMARSQTHTQRGMGLGFTSSMRGMDAI, encoded by the exons ATGATAAG AACCAACTTCTTCTTAAAACAGGCAAGAAGACACGAGTCCAAAGAAAAGTCCTCCAAGAAACACAAATCTGAGGACCACAATGAAAAAGAACACTCTTCTGACAAGGGAAGAGAGAGCCTAAATTCATCTGAAAATGGTGAGGACAGACACAAACGCAAAGAAAGGAAATCATCAAGAGGCAAAAGTCATTCAAGATCCAGGTCTCGTGAAAG GCGTCATCGTAGTAGAAGCCGTGATAGAAAAAAGTCACGGTCtcgaagcagagagagaaaacgCCGTATAAGATCTCGTTCTAGATCAAAATCTAGACACAGACATAGAAGTAGAAGCAGAAGTAGGACTAGGAGCAGAAGCCG agaaagaaagaagagaattgAAAAACCCCGAAAGTTCAGCAGGAGTCACAGCCGAAGTCCAAGTCCACCACCTTTTAGGGGGCGAAACACAGCAATGGATGCACAGGAAGCATTAGCCAGAAG GTTGGAAAGAGCAAAGAAATTGCaagaacagagagaaaaagaaatggttGAAAAACAGAAACAACAGGAAATCGTTGctg ctgctgccactggGGGTTCTGTCATCAATGTTGCTGCTCTTCTGGCGTCAGGAACACAAGTAACTCCTCAAATAGCTATGGCAGCTCAAATGGCAGCACTACAAGCAAAAGCACTGGCAGAGACTGGAATAGCAGTACCTAGCTATTATAACCCAGCAGCAGTGAACCCGATGAAGTTTGCTGAGCAGGAGAAAAAGCGGAAAATGCTCTGGcaagggaaaaaagaaggg GATAAATCACAGTCTGCAGAAATATGGGAGAAATTGAATTTTGGAAACAAGGACCAAAATGTCAAATTCAGAAAACTAATGGGCATTAAG AGTGAAGATGAAGCTGGTTGTAGTTCAGTTGATGAAGAAAGTTATAAAACTCTGAAGCAACAGGAAGAAGTATTCAGAAATCTGGATGCACAATATGAGATGGCACGATCACAGACTCATACACAAAGAGGAATGGGATTGGGGTTTACATCTTCAATGCGAGGAATGGATGCAATTTGA
- the RSRC2 gene encoding arginine/serine-rich coiled-coil protein 2 isoform X3 has product MIRTNFFLKQARRHESKEKSSKKHKSEDHNEKEHSSDKGRESLNSSENGEDRHKRKERKSSRGKSHSRSRSRERRHRSRSRDRKKSRSRSRERKRRIRSRSRSKSRHRHRSRSRSRTRSRSRERKKRIEKPRKFSRSHSRSPSPPPFRGRNTAMDAQEALARRLERAKKLQEQREKEMVEKQKQQEIVAAAAATGGSVINVAALLASGTQVTPQIAMAAQMAALQAKALAETGIAVPSYYNPAAVNPMKFAEQEKKRKMLWQGKKEGDKSQSAEIWEKLNFGNKDQNVKFRKLMGIKSEDEAGCSSVDEESYKTLKQQEEVFRNLDAQYEMARSQTHTQRGMGLGFTSSMRGMDAI; this is encoded by the exons ATGATAAG AACCAACTTCTTCTTAAAACAGGCAAGAAGACACGAGTCCAAAGAAAAGTCCTCCAAGAAACACAAATCTGAGGACCACAATGAAAAAGAACACTCTTCTGACAAGGGAAGAGAGAGCCTAAATTCATCTGAAAATGGTGAGGACAGACACAAACGCAAAGAAAGGAAATCATCAAGAGGCAAAAGTCATTCAAGATCCAGGTCTCGTGAAAG GCGTCATCGTAGTAGAAGCCGTGATAGAAAAAAGTCACGGTCtcgaagcagagagagaaaacgCCGTATAAGATCTCGTTCTAGATCAAAATCTAGACACAGACATAGAAGTAGAAGCAGAAGTAGGACTAGGAGCAGAAGCCG agaaagaaagaagagaattgAAAAACCCCGAAAGTTCAGCAGGAGTCACAGCCGAAGTCCAAGTCCACCACCTTTTAGGGGGCGAAACACAGCAATGGATGCACAGGAAGCATTAGCCAGAAG GTTGGAAAGAGCAAAGAAATTGCaagaacagagagaaaaagaaatggttGAAAAACAGAAACAACAGGAAATCGTTGctg cagctgctgccactggGGGTTCTGTCATCAATGTTGCTGCTCTTCTGGCGTCAGGAACACAAGTAACTCCTCAAATAGCTATGGCAGCTCAAATGGCAGCACTACAAGCAAAAGCACTGGCAGAGACTGGAATAGCAGTACCTAGCTATTATAACCCAGCAGCAGTGAACCCGATGAAGTTTGCTGAGCAGGAGAAAAAGCGGAAAATGCTCTGGcaagggaaaaaagaaggg GATAAATCACAGTCTGCAGAAATATGGGAGAAATTGAATTTTGGAAACAAGGACCAAAATGTCAAATTCAGAAAACTAATGGGCATTAAG AGTGAAGATGAAGCTGGTTGTAGTTCAGTTGATGAAGAAAGTTATAAAACTCTGAAGCAACAGGAAGAAGTATTCAGAAATCTGGATGCACAATATGAGATGGCACGATCACAGACTCATACACAAAGAGGAATGGGATTGGGGTTTACATCTTCAATGCGAGGAATGGATGCAATTTGA